A segment of the Verrucomicrobiia bacterium genome:
TATGGTCGGCCCAGTTCATGAACGGCAGGGTGGAGACCACGCCGAAATAACCCAGGCCCACGCCGAGCCCGGAAGCGAATCCCTGTTTTTCCTCGGGCGCCGCGACCGGCAGCAGCGCATTGTAAAAAACGAGCGAGACGTGGAAGAAAATGCAGGCGCAGGCGTAGTAAAGCATCAGCCAGCCCACGGGACGCGTGAAAAAAAGCAACGCGCAGAAAACCACACAGAGAAAAGTCGACCGCATGAGATAGGCCTTGGTCTTGCCGGTCTGGTCGCTTTGGGCCCCGGCGAGCGGCGTGAGAAGGCCGGCGAAGATCATGGAAGCCGTGGTCGCCATGCCGAGCGAGCGGTTCGTGCCGGTCAGCGACGTAAGGTAAAGCGGGAAGTAAAAAGTGATGACCGTGGCGGAAAAGATGGTGTTGGCAAAATCGTAAAAAGCCCAGCTCCAGAGCCGGGTGCGGGGTCCAGGAAACGTTCCCATGAAGATTTTCTATCATGGATTTCGCCGAAACGCAATACCGTAAAGTATGGAATGGGCGTTGGTTCTGTCTTCTTAACTACCTTTTAGGAAGAGGGCGTCAGCGGATTGTGTGATTTGTAAGAAAGGTGCGGAGACGGGTAACCTTTAATTGGGGAATTTCGTATTTGAGAGGATAAAGTTATGGAACCGAGACGGGCATCACCTGTCACGTCGGAATCTGGATTTACGCTGATCGAGCTGATGATCACGATGGCTGTCGTGCTCGTGGCTCTCGTCGGCTACGTGGCCGCGAACATCGCCGTGCAGCAGGCTTCCAATGCCGCCTTCCAGAACACCGTCGCCTTGCAGGACGCAAACCGCGTCATCGAGCAGATGCGCAACACGTCCGTCGGCGGCACATTCCCCGGAAACGTGACCGCGGTTTATCCCAACAACGGGGCCGTGGCCGGCTTCAATAATTTGACGAACGAAGCGATCACCGTGTCTTACTCGGACGCCACCGCGAATCCGCTGACCGTAACCGTGTCGGTGAGCTGGCTCGAAAACGGGCGGAGGAACGTGAACACGGCGCTTAGGACTTTGATCACGCAGAGGAGTTAGCATGAACCTGAAAATGGGACGCGACAACCGCGGCTTTACGCTGGTCGAAATGATGATTACGGTCGGCATTTCGAGCATGCTTGCTTACTCCATCTTCGCGGTGATGCGCGCGGGCCAGGAACAGTCCAATTCGTCCCAGCTCCAGATGACGATTTACGATTCGGCAAGAGAAGGGCTTTATAAGATGACCCAGGAGCTCAGGCTCAGCGCTCCAGACCGCGTGACTATTACCAATGGGGGAGCGGGCATTCAGTTCCGCGTTCCGGACCCGGACAACCCGACAAACGCGGACTTTTCAATCAATTGGAACGGATCGACGCTCGTGACGTATTCGGTCGGAGGCACCGGCGGGACGCAAATCCTGCGTACGACTTCCACAGGCCAGAATACGGTCATCGCCAACGACGTCGTCGGAATCAATTTTGCGGGAAACGGGGCTCAGCCGACCCTCGTCACCGTGACCATGAGCGTGCAGAGGACGATGAACAACAACCGTGTCATCCCGGCTAATCCGCTTCAGGTGACCGGTCAGGCGGAAATACGCAATGCCTGAAAAGAGGCATTTATGAAAAAACTATTTCATGCCGTGTCTAAAATGTATGCAAGGATCAAAGACGCCGCGCACCGGGCGGAGAAAGGCTTTATCCTGACCACGGTGTACGGCCTTCTCGCGGTCATGGCGATTTTCTCGCTGGCGCTTTTTTCGAGGAACATCAACTTTCTAAGCGCCACCGAGCGCAACCAGAACAAAGTCGTGGCCTTCAACATGGCCGAGTCGGCCGTGGACCTTGCGCTGACCCAGCTCGGGCAGGACCCGGCCTACGCCGGAACCGGTTATATTTCCATG
Coding sequences within it:
- a CDS encoding prepilin-type N-terminal cleavage/methylation domain-containing protein; translation: MNLKMGRDNRGFTLVEMMITVGISSMLAYSIFAVMRAGQEQSNSSQLQMTIYDSAREGLYKMTQELRLSAPDRVTITNGGAGIQFRVPDPDNPTNADFSINWNGSTLVTYSVGGTGGTQILRTTSTGQNTVIANDVVGINFAGNGAQPTLVTVTMSVQRTMNNNRVIPANPLQVTGQAEIRNA
- a CDS encoding prepilin-type N-terminal cleavage/methylation domain-containing protein, which translates into the protein MEPRRASPVTSESGFTLIELMITMAVVLVALVGYVAANIAVQQASNAAFQNTVALQDANRVIEQMRNTSVGGTFPGNVTAVYPNNGAVAGFNNLTNEAITVSYSDATANPLTVTVSVSWLENGRRNVNTALRTLITQRS